In Solobacterium moorei, a single genomic region encodes these proteins:
- a CDS encoding energy-coupling factor transporter transmembrane component T family protein, with translation MRYRINPLVLIFYNILIPCILMFAHDRWIPLYFFVVSSLFLLYMKKYKRLCKTIVITILFYFGEQLLMLSNVEVMQFVSMLFMMVVRLMPTYIVALILIYDYQPSEVISALQSIHVPRAFIIALSITLRYIPTFFRELRYINESMRLRGIRFEIKNIVKSFGYFVVPQLFRCLILADELTSAGLCKGIDCTERRTSYYNIRFGMKDALVTIAICLGLVGEMLWIRIL, from the coding sequence GTGAGATACAGGATTAATCCGCTTGTTTTAATTTTCTATAATATATTGATCCCATGCATTTTAATGTTTGCACATGATAGATGGATACCTTTATATTTCTTTGTTGTAAGTAGTCTATTTTTGCTTTACATGAAGAAATATAAAAGACTATGTAAGACTATCGTAATTACAATTTTATTCTACTTTGGAGAGCAGCTTTTGATGTTGAGTAACGTTGAGGTAATGCAGTTTGTCTCGATGCTATTTATGATGGTTGTTCGATTGATGCCAACGTATATTGTGGCTCTTATTTTAATATATGATTATCAACCGTCTGAGGTAATCTCTGCCTTACAGAGTATCCACGTGCCAAGAGCGTTCATTATAGCGCTAAGCATTACACTGCGATATATACCAACATTCTTTCGAGAATTACGTTATATCAATGAGTCGATGCGTCTACGTGGTATCCGTTTTGAAATAAAAAATATAGTAAAGAGTTTTGGATATTTTGTAGTGCCACAGTTATTCCGCTGTTTGATTTTGGCAGATGAATTAACATCTGCTGGACTCTGCAAGGGGATTGATTGTACAGAAAGAAGAACGTCATATTACAATATTCGCTTTGGTATGAAGGATGCGCTCGTTACAATTGCGATTTGTTTGGGGCTAGTAGGAGAGATGCTATGGATTCGTATATTGTAG
- a CDS encoding ABC transporter ATP-binding protein: protein MDSYIVEGKNISFQYQDSSEGIQDIHFSLKPGETILVTGNSGSGKSTFLKCLNGLIPRVVEGKLQGEILLNHQNTKDMSMAEISRHISSVFQNPRSQFFTTNTTSELVFSMENYGCKKDMMEAQLQKVTALLKIQKLLNRDIFQLSGGERQMVAIASAMMLGQKIILLDEPSANLDYHNTYVFRGLVEKLKQEGYTVLIADHRFYYLSGLISRVFLFNDGKMQIFDSEQMFKNSNYDTRSFDLFAMDIPFQTPSVNKEKVLSLVDISYKDILQDISLGFFPNEVTAIVGTNGVGKTTLARLLCKSIACTHGKIIGDMPFYIMQDADYQLFGTSVQAELEIADHTINQKEIQDVMDYLQLTKYADTHPFSLSGGQKQRIQVALGILSNRKVIIFDEPTSGLDLSSMRRVAREIQELKKKACVIVISHDYEFIRYISNRVVYLKDTTVKKDIPLNAEHLSEFNQIFMEMRDEL from the coding sequence ATGGATTCGTATATTGTAGAGGGTAAGAACATTTCATTCCAATATCAAGACAGCTCTGAAGGAATTCAAGATATCCATTTTTCACTAAAGCCTGGTGAAACCATCTTGGTAACTGGTAATAGTGGTAGTGGTAAATCTACATTCCTGAAATGTCTTAATGGACTAATACCGCGTGTCGTAGAAGGAAAACTACAAGGAGAAATCTTACTCAATCATCAAAATACAAAGGATATGAGTATGGCAGAGATTAGCCGTCATATCAGTTCTGTATTCCAAAACCCACGTAGTCAATTCTTTACAACGAATACAACCTCCGAGCTTGTATTCAGTATGGAGAATTATGGTTGTAAGAAGGATATGATGGAAGCACAGCTTCAGAAAGTCACTGCACTTCTCAAAATTCAAAAATTATTAAATCGTGATATTTTTCAATTATCCGGAGGAGAGCGTCAGATGGTTGCGATAGCCTCCGCGATGATGTTGGGACAAAAAATCATCTTGTTAGATGAACCATCTGCCAATCTTGATTATCACAATACCTATGTATTTAGAGGGCTGGTTGAGAAATTAAAACAAGAAGGCTATACCGTCTTGATTGCAGATCATCGTTTCTATTATCTAAGCGGACTCATCAGCCGTGTTTTTCTATTTAATGATGGAAAGATGCAAATCTTCGATAGTGAGCAGATGTTTAAAAATTCAAACTATGATACGCGAAGCTTTGATTTATTTGCAATGGATATTCCATTTCAAACACCTAGTGTGAATAAAGAAAAAGTTCTTTCGCTAGTGGATATTTCATACAAGGATATCTTACAAGATATATCGCTGGGTTTCTTTCCCAACGAAGTCACCGCAATTGTCGGTACAAATGGAGTTGGCAAGACAACACTTGCAAGATTACTCTGTAAGAGTATTGCATGCACGCATGGAAAGATAATCGGAGATATGCCATTCTATATTATGCAAGATGCGGATTACCAACTGTTTGGCACATCCGTACAGGCAGAGCTTGAAATCGCAGATCATACGATCAATCAGAAAGAGATTCAGGATGTGATGGATTATCTACAACTTACAAAATATGCAGATACACATCCATTCTCTTTGAGTGGTGGACAGAAACAGCGTATACAGGTCGCATTGGGAATCTTGAGCAATCGTAAAGTTATCATTTTCGATGAACCTACCAGCGGATTGGATCTTTCATCCATGCGTAGGGTCGCAAGAGAGATTCAAGAATTAAAAAAGAAAGCATGTGTCATCGTCATATCTCATGATTATGAGTTTATTCGCTATATCAGTAATCGTGTTGTGTATTTAAAGGATACGACAGTGAAGAAAGATATTCCGCTAAATGCAGAACATCTGTCCGAATTCAATCAAATTTTTATGGAAATGAGGGATGAATTATGA